The genomic interval GCCAGCCAGCTCACCATCCTGCGCGACGATCCACGCCTGCGTCTGACGTTACGCCCCGGCATGAATATCGCTTATCTGGCCTTTAACACGGATAAGCCGCCATTGAATAACCCTGCCGTTCGCCACGCTCTGGCGCTGGCGATTAACAACCAGCGTTTGATGCAGTCGATCTACTACGGCACGGCGGAAACCGCCGCCTCAATTTTACCGCGCGCCTCGTGGGCCTATGACGGTGAGGCTAAAATTACGGAATACAATCCGGCAAAAGCGCGTGAACAACTGAAAGCGCTGGGGGCGGAAAACCTCACGCTGCAGCTTTGGGTGCCAACCAGTTCCCAGGCGTGGAACCCCAGCCCGCTCAAGACCGCCGAACTGCTGCAGGCGGATATGGCGCAGGTGGGCGTCAAAGTGATCATCGTACCGGTTGAGGGCCGTTTCCAGGAGGCGCGCCTGATGGACATGAATCATGATTTAACCCTGACCGGCTGGGCGACCGACAGTAACGATCCGGACAGCTTCTTCCGTCCGCTCCTGAGCTGTGCGGCGATAAATTCGCAGACCAACTACGCCCACTGGTGTAACCGGGAGTTTGACGCAGTGCTGCAAAAAGCGCTGGCTTCCCAACAGCTGGCCTCACGTATTGACGCCTATGATGAAGCACAGAAGATCCTTGCTCAGGAACTGCCGGTGCTGCCGCTGGCCTCTTCCCTTCGTCTTCAGGCCTATCGTTATGATATTAAAGGCCTGGTGCTGAGTCCGTTCGGCAACGCCTCGTTCGCCGGCGTGTCGCGTGAAAAAGAACAAGAGGTGAAAAAACCATGATTATTTTTACCTTACGCCGGCTCCTTTTGCTGCTGGTGACGCTCTTTTTCCTGAACTTTGTCGGCTTCAGCCTGAGCTATTTCACCCCTCACGCCCCGCTCCAGGGGTCGTCGCTGTGGGATGCCTGGCTCTTCTGGTTTAACGGGCTGCTGCACTGGGATTTCGGCGTGTCCAGCATTAACGGACAGCTGATTTCCGAGCAGCTGAAAGAGGTGTTTCCGGCCACGATGGAGCTGTGCATTCTGGCCTTCGGCTTCGCCCTGATGGTCGGGATCCCCGTGGGCATGCTGGCCGGGATCTATCGCAACAAATGGCAGGATAAGTTTATCAGCGCCCTCGCCCTGTTCGGCTTCTCCATTCCGGTATTCTGGCTGGCGCTGCTGCTGACGCTGTTCTTCTCGCTGACGATGGGCTGGCTGCCGGTTTCTGGTCGTTTTGACCTGC from Enterobacter sp. JBIWA008 carries:
- the sapA gene encoding ABC transporter substrate-binding protein SapA; the encoded protein is MRLVLSSFFALGLFSSLAFAAPGQTPQPDIRDSGFVYCVSGQVDTFNPQKAGSGLIVDTLAAQLYDRLLDVDPYTYRLVPELAESWEVLDNGATYRFHLRDDVSFQRTPWFIPTRKLNADDVVFTFQRIFNRNHPWHNVNGSNFPYFDSLQFADTVKSVRKLDNRTVEFTLMRPDASFLWHLATHYASVMSAEYAANLTKKDRQELLDRQPVGTGPFQLAEYRAGQYIRLQRHEHFWRGTPLMPQVVVDLGSGGTGRLSKLLTGECDVLAWPAASQLTILRDDPRLRLTLRPGMNIAYLAFNTDKPPLNNPAVRHALALAINNQRLMQSIYYGTAETAASILPRASWAYDGEAKITEYNPAKAREQLKALGAENLTLQLWVPTSSQAWNPSPLKTAELLQADMAQVGVKVIIVPVEGRFQEARLMDMNHDLTLTGWATDSNDPDSFFRPLLSCAAINSQTNYAHWCNREFDAVLQKALASQQLASRIDAYDEAQKILAQELPVLPLASSLRLQAYRYDIKGLVLSPFGNASFAGVSREKEQEVKKP